In the genome of Candidatus Neomarinimicrobiota bacterium, the window ATGCCACACTATGAGGATTTCTCAATCCGTCCGCGAAAATGATTCTTTTATCAGCGATTCCGTCTTTATCTGCGTCCGGCAATACTATCAGCTCGCCGGTTTTCATTGAACAGACAAACAGGTCACCATTTGGTGAAATTCCCAAACCTCTTGCAGCTCCGAGGTTTTCAGCAAATATATTCACTGAAAATCCTTTTGGAAGAGATAACCGATTAAGAAGAGATTTATTTATTAATGTCTGTGATACGGCAAAGTCATAAGAGAAGGCTAATATGAATAAAATTAGAGGGAATCTGATAAATCGGTAAATATCTTTCAATATCTTCACCGAGATGGCTTTATTTTATAACGACTAATTTCCGCGTTTGTGTGAAGCTTCCCGCTCGAAGACGATAGAAATAAATACCGCTCGCCACATTGGCAGCATTCCACGTAACGTTATGTATCCCTGCCGATTGAACGCTATTCACAAGCGTTGCTACTTCCGCGCCCAATAGATCATATACTATGAGGGAGACTTTGCCGGATTGAGGCAATTGATACGCGATGGTAGTTGCAGGATTAAATGGATTTGGAAAATTTTGCGCGAGATTGTATTCAGACGGTAATTCGCCGTTTTCATCATCAACAGCCGTGACTAACGGTGTGAATGATACAACTAAAGTTGGGCTGTCAGCAGCAGTTGTATGTTCGTGAGTTCCGAACTGTCTCGCTGTTTGAAGAGTGCTTTCATTACCAATTACTATCCAGCCAAAATTGTTGGCGGAATCGTCTAACCATCCCTGAACATCCGAGACCATTCCTGATGTTGATCCCCATTCATAAGAACCTACTCCCGCTACCGATTGAGTAGCGCTGACTGTTGAAGAAAAATCTCCTCCGACACTTGTCCAAGTAGCGCTATTGAAGAATGTATGAATCCAGGTAGCGTCTCCGGTAGCGGAAGCTGCGCCGTTGCCACCCGCAGCATCCCCGGCATTAGACGTCCCCTCGCCCCAGTCGGAAGTCACCCTATGTAATTTGACATCAATTGATCCGGATCCGGGCGCTGACTTTGTCACAGTCAGTGTAAGTACGACACTCTCGATAGTTGCGCCTGATTCGACACTCCCGGCAATGTCAAATGAGATCAGACCGCGCCGAAGAACTCCACCGGCTTTTGTACCGGTTTTGCCGGCAAAAAAGTGAATTCCGGCTCCATTACTGAGAGCTCCGCTATCGTCTTCGTAAAGAGTATTATCTTTATCCGATATGATTGTGACTTCGCTCTGAGCAAACGCCGTTCCTGCTGTAAAACCTATAAGAACTAATAATAGTATCATTCGTCTGTTCACACAACTACCTCCAATCATAATCCGCATAGTAGATATTAATACCGGCTCCCTCAATATAACTATTATTTACGGGAAAACAACAGCTTGGGATTCATTTCAAGCTGATATTTTATCGGAATTAGGGAGTATACCGATAATTTGCTCTTCAATTGTTACAATTATTCTACAAAAAAATAGTAGTACTGCTAAAACTTGTCGGTGTGGCAGGATTTCCTGTCTGACTGCGGTCAGGGCAAGCCCTAACCCGCACAAATTTATTTATGTCGGGGTGGCAGGATTCGAACCTGCGACCCCCTGCTCCCAAAGCAGGTGCGCTAGCCGGGCTGCGCCACACCCCGATTTTTTACAGGAAAGATTTTACAGATGAGCTGCTTAACAGTCAAGTTAAAATCAGCTTAAAGAATTCCCCTCATTGTTCAGAAACGGTCTATCCGAAAAAGCGAGTCTCCACTTTGCCGAACGCAATGTCTCCCTGATTCGTGGCTGCTTCTCTCTCAGGAACTTCTTCCTTCATAATCATTTCAATGGTATCCCACGGACATTCCTTAACACATATGGTGCATCCGATACAATTTTCGTAATCCACCACTATTATCTGCGCGTGTCCCTTCATAACTGACTCAGGACTATCGGCAAGATACATACAGTCAACCGGACAGAAAGCGATACAAACTTCGCAGCCGGTGCAGCCGTCCCAATCAACCCAAGCTATTGGGCGCGGTTTTTTAGGTTTCTTTTCCGGTTTAAATTTTTTCTCAACTTCAGCCATTCAGGATTCTTTCAGTTATGATATTGATTAAGACTTTGGAGAAAATTTAGCGTCTGACTTGGCTGTGCCACCGCCGGTGAGAGTCACTTCCACAGATTGCTCACCAAGCGTTTCATGCCAATATTTCAACGTATAAGTTCCCGCAGGCACATCGCTAATACTAAAATTACCCGAATCATCCGTCACTGCGTAATATGGGCTTGCAGACGAAACTATCCAACCGCTCATCCACGCATGAACATCGCAGCGTAATCTTATAAATTCAGCCTTACCGAATTTAGCGGACATTTTTTTCTTAAATTTAGGCTGTGCTTTATTTATTGATCGATTAATCTTGCTGTATGTATGGATGTTATGCAGGATTTTATCGCTGTTAAGTATGCTCAGCTTCTCACCTGCTCCGACTATCATAATGTGCGGTTCAAACCTGCATCCCTTCTGGTCAAGGGTATATTTCTTATCCCACGCCTTTCCGGTTTCAATGGTTTCTATGTAAACGACAACATTCCTAAGTCCGCCTTTAGCATCTACGATAAGATCCTCTTTGAATTTATCGTGAAGCGCGCAGACTTTTTTATCTTTCTCGATTCTAAGAGCCTTAAGTTTAGGAGCGGTACCATCATACGATACCATACCTGATATTGTTCCCCCGCCGGTTACCTTCCCAGGTGTATACTGACCCTGAGCGGTAACAGCAAAAACCATCACTATTGCCATAATTAATACTATCTTCATATTTTTCATTCTGTCCTCCCGACATTATTATTTTGTGGGACAGGCATTATCCCCCCAATTGTAAAATATAATCAGTTATTACCTGTATCTGTTTGTCTTCATCTCCATCAAGGATATCGTCCGGACCCGATTCGTCAAAATATTCCGGATCGAAAAACGTCGGCATCTTTGTGCCTGGCTGAATCAGATTCGGATTTCTAATCCATTTTGGTATCCACTCAGGGCGAAGTCTATCGCTTGCAAGAGCTAAATCAGGCGCCCAATCTGAGACAGGACCCTCAGGTTTCTTTGCCCCTTGCTGATGGCATGAGAAACAGGCAAAATAATCATTTGAGACAAGCATTCGAGCGTCACGCAATATCTTTCCGCTCAATTTCGTTTTTTCGGTATATCTATATGGAAAATCCTGCTTTGAAGCGTGCGTGAAAAATTGTTCGATAATAAGCGCATCCTCGTCAGATAAAGCAAAAGTAGGCATTCTTACTTTTAGCCATGGTCGAATCTCTGTTGGATCTTTTACGAACCTGAAGAGCCAATCCGGCTGTACTTTCTCACCCTCTCCCTGCAAATTCGGGGGATAAAAAGAGACCGCTTCTTCTTCTGTAAGTCCACTTTTCATCATTACCGCATTTATCACAGGTATAATTGACCCGCCTTCATTTTCAATAACATGGCATCCGCGACAATTTAGTTCCTGAATCAATCGCAACCCTTCGTGAACCTTAAGTTCATGACTATCTAAATTTCTCATCTTGGTTGAAGCGACGTTTTCCTTGGTGAAGCCCATTATAGCAGTAAGTAAAGCATTCGTTTTTTCGTCTGAAATACCGAAGTTTGGCATTTTCAACTTTTCATCGAATTGTTTCACTTTTCCATTGTCGAAAATTCGAGGCGTCTTGAGTTTATTGAATATCCACTCCTCTTTACTATGTTCAATATCAACAAAACCAAAATCAAATCGTGCTATCAGTTTAGAGCCTTCTTCCGTCAGATCGGTTCCTATCTGCTGCGCATTCTCGAATCCCGGAATGACGTGGCATCCGAAACAACCGTATCGCCCGATAAGTTTTTCGCCGACAAATTCGGATTTCTCTATACTATTCATGGAAATAAGCTTCGCATCGGCTTCCGAGCGAATCATATTGCGCTTGAGATATTCGAACGTGAGCTCGTTCAATGCCTCTTCATTTTCCTCCGGCAGCGGCGTATTATCAAATTCTTCGTTGTTGATTGAAAGTAGGTAAGATGAGATATCCGCGGCTTCCTGATCAGATAACCGTAATCGAGGCATAATGGTTTCAGGGAAATACTTCTTGGGATTTTTCAGCCAATGAAAGAGCCAGGCATTATTCAATTTAC includes:
- a CDS encoding T9SS type A sorting domain-containing protein yields the protein MNRRMILLLVLIGFTAGTAFAQSEVTIISDKDNTLYEDDSGALSNGAGIHFFAGKTGTKAGGVLRRGLISFDIAGSVESGATIESVVLTLTVTKSAPGSGSIDVKLHRVTSDWGEGTSNAGDAAGGNGAASATGDATWIHTFFNSATWTSVGGDFSSTVSATQSVAGVGSYEWGSTSGMVSDVQGWLDDSANNFGWIVIGNESTLQTARQFGTHEHTTAADSPTLVVSFTPLVTAVDDENGELPSEYNLAQNFPNPFNPATTIAYQLPQSGKVSLIVYDLLGAEVATLVNSVQSAGIHNVTWNAANVASGIYFYRLRAGSFTQTRKLVVIK
- a CDS encoding 4Fe-4S binding protein; amino-acid sequence: MAEVEKKFKPEKKPKKPRPIAWVDWDGCTGCEVCIAFCPVDCMYLADSPESVMKGHAQIIVVDYENCIGCTICVKECPWDTIEMIMKEEVPEREAATNQGDIAFGKVETRFFG